Part of the candidate division WOR-3 bacterium genome, AGTCGAGGTTGCATGCGGGTCAGTCTCCAGGTTCGCCTGCCGGGCCATGCGCGGAGGCGATGCAGACTGCAGAATGCAGACAGCAAAATGCAGAATGGCGGACCGGAACGCGGCAGTGGCGGAGCCGGATAGACCAGAATCCAGAACGCAGGAACTGGAATCCTGACCGCAGAATTGCAGGACCGGCAAGCATCCACCGCTGCCACAACATATGGTATGAGGTCGAATCCAGACCACAATTCTGCCGGGGAGTGGACGGCCCACAGGCCGCATGGGGGGCTGCCTCGGCCTATGCAGCTCGGCATGCCACGGGACATGCAACCAGTCGAGCATCGACTCGTGAATCGACTGATGGAACGCAGCGTGGAACTGCCGGCGCGACGATTGGTGCAACGTCTCATGCAGCGCACGGTGCAACGCAGCAAGCAACTTCTGATGCAGCTCGCGATGCAGCTCATGATGCAGCTATCGACGAACTGACCGATGCAGTCTAGCACGCCGTGAACGGTGGGTCTGCCGGTGCTTCGATCCCTGCTTCGCCGTATGCTTCGCGAGACGCAACCGCGCCTTCAGCGCGAGGGCGCAATCTGCCCGGAGCGTACGTTGTTCGTTGCCAAACGAGCGCTGCCGAAAGGCGCTCAGGCAGGCGTACGCGTCTTGGCCTGAGGCTTCGCCTTCCTTGCGACCGGCCGGAGTCCGGAGACGTAGTCGAGTGACTCGCGGAACAGGGATTCGAACCGGCGCAGGTCTGCGGCGCGCCCGGGCTTCAACATCACCCAGGCGGCCATCTGCTTGCCACGCGGCGTGAAGGGGACGAAGCCGGGCTTCTTCAGTATCTCTGCCGCCCGTTGCGGTGGCAGTTTGAAGCCTACACCCGGTCCGTACAGGCAGGCAAAGAGCTTGCCGCCGGTCCAGTAGCCGGGAAAGCCGAACATCTTGCCGGCCCGGGCGCCGGGCAGTTTGAGCAGCATCTCATCCAGAACCTGCTTCTGGGCGACGTCGAACTCGACTTTCATCTCACCTTCCTACTTCGTATGGACGACCCTGCGACAACTAGCAGTTGGAGCGCTTAGCTTTCGGCCCAGACAAACTAGACGCCTCGCGAAGTAA contains:
- a CDS encoding TfoX/Sxy family protein translates to MKVEFDVAQKQVLDEMLLKLPGARAGKMFGFPGYWTGGKLFACLYGPGVGFKLPPQRAAEILKKPGFVPFTPRGKQMAAWVMLKPGRAADLRRFESLFRESLDYVSGLRPVARKAKPQAKTRTPA